From a region of the Corallococcus coralloides DSM 2259 genome:
- a CDS encoding xanthine dehydrogenase family protein molybdopterin-binding subunit: MSSVMSDREKKVRGMKVYGRDFRPQELWSGSSGCRYVYLLRATRANQKYLGLDRQQLDQVFAERGLQPPDVIEAAQLAERLIGAPYKQKPSLSARPEAIAHPAQGVDLASLVNGVKLEKLISVESFGLYWLTPPGGYPDHIGQPVALLLFSRAGDLRDFATWNRMARRREDYTLLRFDSSSQLDREQDIRRLLNPLMAARPLKEESYYGSVHFIRSQLDKSPDHPFPPKDIGRSRYDPEGLAANADPPLDPRQLALNLEARKAREAIRRSASEEGLAWLRRTYFTQSVDPMFMEPENGLAWFDETGARPVLRIAAGTQSPRKDRESIEQLTEVAVKGDTLPEHAIELTTFPIGGGFGGRDVSTFPVYLAMAALFSDTPVRLLFDRYEQFLCGIKRHAAVLQNELAYRAETGDLHSLHSTIYMDGGGVLNLTKPVVELCALHAAGPYAFKHNAISGYAISTDSAPAGSMRGFGIPQAAFAIESMIDEIGTTVGTKDPIEFRLKNNRLLKTGDVDVAGFVLRHHLDTQRICEEAAKEPLWLEREAKRKEYEDRGGGLVKYGVGFACAMQAIGTSGDAVFAEVSIDPKGEVTVRSTAIEMGQGSDTSLAIATTKVLGRRASRVVLGVLDRFDHPKVRLQRGNYTQGQPTNTPKLDNSMSASVTAFFHIHAVEQAAQVVFDHGLKPCAKRIWGDVPETATWQDGQLVAPDRQPIALETLAAMAHEQAAQQAGQVCTGAIVHTYYRNAYACSPYTINQTTQERYIDGLSVLYQGDVEDVGNYERVRRERDIPLDLVAADAERHIRSVYASVGHLIALTVHTRSGAIEVVDAVTLLDAGEVHHLESVQGQADGGFAMGLGMALLEEVPPSPVGVDGDLNLHRYPLIRATHLPPGGLQLRILELAPGEQILKSGPPIRKKGIAEAVMTPVMPAIANAIAHATGARLTVLPFTPTRVLEALKP, translated from the coding sequence ATGTCCTCAGTGATGAGTGACCGCGAGAAGAAGGTTCGCGGCATGAAGGTCTACGGGCGTGACTTCCGCCCGCAGGAGCTCTGGAGCGGGTCATCGGGCTGTCGTTACGTCTACCTGCTTCGCGCCACCCGCGCGAATCAGAAGTACCTCGGCCTCGACCGCCAGCAGTTGGACCAGGTCTTCGCGGAGCGGGGCCTCCAGCCTCCGGACGTCATCGAGGCCGCGCAGCTCGCGGAGCGCCTGATTGGGGCCCCCTACAAGCAGAAGCCCAGTCTCTCCGCCAGGCCGGAGGCCATCGCGCACCCGGCCCAGGGCGTGGACCTGGCCTCCCTGGTCAATGGCGTCAAGCTGGAGAAGCTGATCTCGGTCGAGTCCTTCGGGCTGTATTGGCTCACGCCTCCCGGCGGTTATCCCGATCACATCGGCCAACCGGTGGCGCTCTTGTTGTTCAGCCGGGCTGGCGATCTCCGTGACTTCGCCACCTGGAACCGGATGGCGCGCCGGCGGGAGGACTACACCCTCCTGCGCTTCGACAGCTCCTCGCAGCTGGACCGGGAGCAGGACATCCGGCGGCTCCTCAATCCATTGATGGCCGCCAGGCCCCTGAAAGAAGAGTCCTACTACGGCTCCGTCCACTTCATCCGCAGCCAGCTCGACAAGAGCCCGGACCATCCCTTTCCACCGAAAGACATCGGCAGGAGCCGGTACGACCCCGAAGGCCTGGCGGCCAACGCGGATCCGCCGCTGGACCCCAGGCAACTGGCCCTCAACCTGGAGGCACGCAAGGCGCGGGAGGCGATTCGTCGCTCCGCGTCCGAGGAGGGGCTCGCGTGGCTGCGCCGGACCTACTTCACCCAGAGCGTCGATCCGATGTTCATGGAGCCGGAGAACGGCCTGGCCTGGTTCGACGAGACAGGCGCCAGGCCGGTGCTGCGGATCGCGGCCGGGACCCAATCCCCCAGGAAGGACCGGGAGTCGATCGAGCAGCTCACCGAGGTCGCGGTCAAGGGCGACACGCTGCCGGAGCACGCCATCGAGCTGACGACCTTTCCGATTGGCGGCGGCTTCGGGGGGCGAGACGTCTCGACGTTCCCGGTCTACCTGGCCATGGCGGCGCTCTTCTCGGACACGCCGGTGCGCCTGCTCTTCGACAGGTATGAGCAGTTCCTCTGCGGCATCAAGAGGCACGCCGCGGTGCTCCAGAACGAGCTCGCCTACCGCGCCGAAACGGGCGACCTCCACTCGCTCCACTCCACCATCTACATGGATGGAGGCGGGGTGCTGAACCTCACCAAGCCCGTGGTGGAGCTGTGCGCGCTCCATGCCGCGGGCCCCTATGCGTTCAAGCACAACGCGATCAGCGGATATGCCATCAGCACGGACAGCGCGCCCGCGGGGTCGATGCGTGGCTTTGGCATTCCGCAGGCGGCCTTCGCCATCGAGTCGATGATCGACGAAATCGGGACCACGGTCGGCACGAAGGACCCGATTGAGTTCCGTCTCAAGAACAACCGGCTCCTCAAGACCGGGGATGTGGACGTCGCCGGCTTCGTGCTCCGTCACCACCTCGACACCCAGCGCATCTGCGAGGAGGCCGCGAAGGAGCCCCTCTGGCTGGAGCGGGAGGCGAAGCGCAAGGAGTACGAAGACCGCGGAGGCGGGCTGGTGAAGTACGGCGTCGGGTTCGCCTGCGCGATGCAGGCCATCGGGACCAGTGGTGACGCGGTGTTCGCGGAGGTGAGCATCGACCCGAAGGGCGAGGTGACGGTGCGGTCCACCGCCATCGAGATGGGCCAGGGCTCGGATACCTCGCTGGCCATCGCGACGACGAAGGTGCTCGGCCGGCGCGCCTCCCGGGTCGTGCTCGGGGTCCTGGATCGCTTCGACCATCCGAAGGTGAGGCTTCAAAGGGGCAACTACACCCAGGGACAGCCGACGAACACACCGAAGCTCGACAACTCCATGAGCGCCTCGGTGACGGCGTTCTTCCACATCCATGCCGTTGAACAGGCGGCGCAGGTGGTCTTCGACCATGGACTGAAGCCGTGCGCGAAGCGCATCTGGGGGGACGTGCCGGAGACGGCCACCTGGCAGGACGGCCAGCTGGTGGCTCCGGACCGGCAGCCCATCGCGCTCGAGACGCTCGCCGCCATGGCCCATGAGCAGGCAGCGCAACAGGCCGGGCAGGTCTGCACCGGGGCAATCGTTCACACCTATTACCGGAACGCGTATGCCTGTTCGCCATACACGATCAACCAGACGACGCAGGAGCGCTACATCGACGGGCTTTCCGTGCTCTACCAGGGGGATGTGGAGGACGTCGGAAACTACGAGCGGGTGCGCCGGGAGAGGGACATTCCCCTGGACCTGGTCGCGGCGGACGCGGAGCGCCACATCCGGAGCGTCTACGCCTCGGTGGGACACCTCATCGCGCTGACGGTGCACACCCGGTCGGGCGCGATTGAAGTCGTGGACGCCGTCACCCTCCTGGATGCGGGGGAGGTCCACCACCTGGAGAGCGTGCAGGGGCAGGCGGATGGTGGCTTCGCCATGGGCCTGGGAATGGCACTGCTCGAGGAGGTTCCTCCGTCGCCCGTGGGCGTGGACGGCGACCTCAACCTCCACCGCTATCCCCTCATCCGCGCCACGCACCTGCCGCCCGGAGGGCTCCAGCTGCGGATCCTGGAGCTCGCCCCCGGAGAGCAGATCCTGAAGTCCGGGCCCCCCATCCGGAAGAAGGGCATCGCGGAAGCCGTGATGACCCCCGTGATGCCGGCCATCGCCAACGCGATCGCACACGCCACGGGAGCCCGGTTGACCGTTCTCCCCTTCACTCCCACGCGCGTGTTGGAGGCGCTGAAGCCATGA
- a CDS encoding (2Fe-2S)-binding protein: MSQGTRRMFTLHINGVEQKPTAAGGDLLVDVLHEELGLTGTKLSCGIGSCGACKVIVQKEPGGPKMAMLACYARMDSIEALHITTVEGLKGPDGELHPLQREFLDGHAFQCGYSTPGMLMAADVLMDQLARRPVPVAKLDNRIRQAISGNLCRCTGYVKYAQAIKKVILATPGLTCLEEPAPEAARSVVTFRIRKQSSNDLEEKALVGFFDQVDATVQFATPFRLDTCIGKVTVKTGALRTGEPVRDFNLRRFFFQQLEAIDFTLDSAEVIDGRYQLDAVPFGTAIPVNIRGRLGVFGNKLPALADAVVTVLDANNLRITSRAPVLVDMRDCGFAVDSFAKDFFLKLGRTVEVTFDLLLETKEQAGPALWRTGSKPSR, translated from the coding sequence ATGAGCCAGGGCACCCGACGCATGTTCACCCTCCACATCAACGGTGTGGAACAGAAGCCCACCGCGGCGGGCGGCGATCTGCTCGTGGACGTGCTGCATGAGGAGCTGGGCCTCACGGGCACGAAGCTGAGCTGCGGCATCGGCTCGTGCGGAGCCTGCAAGGTCATCGTGCAGAAGGAGCCCGGAGGCCCGAAGATGGCCATGCTGGCGTGCTACGCGCGCATGGACTCGATTGAAGCGCTGCACATCACCACCGTGGAGGGATTGAAGGGGCCGGACGGGGAGCTTCACCCGCTGCAGCGAGAGTTCCTCGACGGGCATGCATTTCAGTGTGGGTACTCGACCCCTGGCATGCTGATGGCAGCCGACGTGCTCATGGATCAGCTCGCGCGGCGACCGGTGCCGGTCGCGAAGCTGGACAATCGGATCCGCCAGGCCATCTCGGGCAACCTCTGCAGGTGCACGGGGTATGTGAAATATGCCCAGGCCATCAAGAAGGTCATCCTCGCGACGCCGGGACTGACCTGCCTGGAGGAGCCCGCGCCCGAGGCAGCGCGCTCGGTGGTCACCTTCCGGATCCGCAAGCAGTCCTCGAACGATCTCGAGGAGAAGGCGCTGGTCGGGTTCTTCGATCAGGTGGACGCGACGGTGCAGTTCGCGACGCCGTTCCGGTTGGACACCTGTATCGGAAAGGTGACCGTCAAGACAGGCGCCCTGCGGACGGGGGAGCCGGTCCGCGACTTCAACCTCCGGAGGTTCTTCTTCCAGCAGCTTGAAGCCATCGACTTCACCCTGGATTCGGCCGAGGTCATCGACGGGCGCTACCAGCTCGACGCGGTGCCCTTCGGGACGGCCATCCCGGTGAACATCCGTGGCCGCCTGGGGGTCTTCGGCAACAAGCTCCCGGCGCTCGCCGATGCAGTGGTGACGGTGCTGGACGCCAACAACCTGCGAATCACCTCGCGCGCGCCGGTGCTGGTCGACATGCGGGACTGCGGTTTCGCCGTCGACTCCTTCGCGAAGGACTTCTTCCTCAAGCTGGGGCGCACGGTCGAAGTCACCTTCGACCTGCTTCTGGAGACGAAGGAGCAGGCGGGCCCGGCGCTCTGGCGCACCGGGAGCAAGCCCTCACGGTGA